Proteins found in one Massilia sp. H6 genomic segment:
- the fdhD gene encoding formate dehydrogenase accessory sulfurtransferase FdhD has product MNPGDACFTPEGASRLPANCWSDGRLDASDEVVADEVPVALSYNGISHAVMLASPQDLEDFALGFSLGERIVRHARDIYDIEVEPTCSGIAIEMRIAAGALARLKHSRRARLGKTGCGLCGVESLAWFDDEALDPPQCPAPSSALSCAFEHAALHRAMAAMAARQRLHHATGAVHAAGWASRDGTLLCVREDVGRHNALDKLVGALAAAGQDRSDGFAVVTSRASFEMVQKAARAGFPVLAAISAPTALAVKLAEQAGLSLAGFVRGGRHVLYTHAQRFGAKAV; this is encoded by the coding sequence ATGAACCCGGGCGATGCTTGCTTCACGCCCGAAGGCGCGTCGCGGCTGCCGGCCAATTGCTGGAGCGATGGCCGGCTCGATGCCAGCGACGAGGTCGTGGCCGACGAAGTGCCGGTAGCGCTGAGCTATAACGGCATCAGCCATGCGGTGATGCTGGCCTCGCCGCAAGACCTGGAGGATTTCGCCCTCGGCTTTTCGCTTGGCGAGCGCATCGTGCGCCATGCGCGCGACATCTACGACATCGAGGTCGAGCCCACCTGCAGCGGGATCGCGATCGAGATGCGCATTGCGGCAGGGGCCCTGGCGCGCCTGAAGCACAGCCGCCGCGCCCGGCTGGGCAAGACCGGCTGCGGCCTGTGCGGGGTCGAGAGCCTGGCCTGGTTTGACGACGAAGCGCTCGATCCGCCGCAGTGTCCGGCCCCGTCGTCCGCCCTGTCGTGCGCCTTCGAGCATGCGGCACTGCACCGCGCCATGGCGGCCATGGCGGCGCGCCAGCGCTTGCACCATGCGACCGGCGCCGTGCACGCCGCCGGCTGGGCCAGCCGCGACGGCACGCTGCTGTGCGTGCGCGAAGACGTGGGGCGGCACAACGCGCTCGACAAGCTGGTGGGGGCACTGGCCGCCGCCGGGCAGGACCGCTCGGACGGCTTCGCGGTGGTCACCAGCCGCGCCAGCTTCGAGATGGTGCAGAAAGCGGCGCGCGCCGGCTTTCCGGTACTGGCCGCCATCTCCGCGCCAACCGCGCTGGCGGTGAAGCTGGCCGAGCAAGCGGGCTTGAGCCTGGCCGGCTTCGTGCGGGGAGGGCGCCACGTTTTGTACACGCATGCGCAACGCTTTGGCGCGAAGGCGGTATGA
- a CDS encoding FdhF/YdeP family oxidoreductase: MSTRSGDLRIEDPSMPAGGWGSVSEVTTILLDQGVPLKDSRLLLKQNKPDGFACVSCAWAKPANPHPFEFCESGAKATAWETTSKTIDADFFERHTVTELESWDDHRLEDQGRLTVPLRYDAQTDRYQQIAWESAFAEIGAALRGLERKQVVFYSSGRASLETSYMYSLFARMYGNNNLPDSSNMCHESTSVGLQKTIGVPVGTVVLDDFEQTDCIFFFGQNVGVNSPRMLHQLQAARKRGVPIITFNPLRERGLVSFTNPQSPLEMLTGKETAISTQYHQVKPGGDTAAIMGLCKAIFALDDAARGAGQRVLDSAFLQEHTDGFDNFEAAVRACQWQDIERESGLLRNDLESAAAVYCAAKAVMAVYGMGLTQHRNGVQNVTMIVNLLLLRGNIGKPGAGVCPVRGHSNVQGQRTVGITEKPELAPLDKLKQQYGFEPPREAGMNTVEACEGILAGRVQAFIGLGGNFVRAVPERGLMEAAWRALPLTVQIATKLNRNHVIHGKASYILPCLGRIEIDRQAGGPQDVTVEDSTACMHGSRGMAEPVASTLRSEPAIVAGIAKATLAPNPRVDWDRWVADYGTVREAIAETYPEIFHDFNARMWTPGGFRKPIAASSRVWNTDSGKAVFTVPESLQGNPDLAGSPATLRLFTVRSDGQFNTTVYSHDDRFRGVYGSRMVLFMSRADMARHALAQGELVALRSAASDGVERRVDGLAIVPYDVPPGCIAGYFPELNGLIPLWHHAKESKVPAAKAIDVILERGGRPA; the protein is encoded by the coding sequence ATGAGCACACGTTCAGGAGATCTACGCATCGAAGACCCGAGCATGCCGGCCGGCGGCTGGGGCTCGGTCAGCGAAGTCACGACCATCTTGCTCGACCAGGGGGTGCCGCTGAAAGATAGCCGCCTGCTGCTCAAGCAGAACAAGCCCGACGGTTTCGCCTGCGTCAGCTGCGCCTGGGCCAAGCCGGCCAATCCGCACCCCTTCGAATTTTGCGAAAGCGGCGCCAAGGCCACCGCCTGGGAGACCACCAGCAAGACCATTGACGCCGACTTCTTCGAGCGCCATACGGTGACCGAACTGGAATCGTGGGACGACCACCGCCTGGAAGACCAGGGCAGGCTGACGGTGCCGCTGCGCTACGACGCGCAGACCGACAGATACCAACAGATCGCGTGGGAGAGCGCGTTTGCCGAAATCGGCGCGGCCTTGCGCGGCCTCGAGCGCAAGCAGGTCGTGTTCTACAGCTCGGGCCGGGCGTCGCTCGAGACTTCGTATATGTACAGCCTGTTTGCCCGGATGTATGGCAACAACAACCTGCCGGACAGCTCCAATATGTGCCACGAAAGCACGTCGGTCGGATTGCAGAAGACCATCGGCGTGCCGGTCGGCACCGTGGTGCTGGACGACTTTGAGCAGACCGACTGCATCTTTTTCTTCGGGCAGAACGTCGGCGTGAACAGCCCGCGCATGCTGCACCAGCTGCAGGCGGCGCGCAAGCGCGGGGTGCCGATCATTACGTTCAATCCGCTACGCGAACGCGGCCTGGTCAGCTTCACCAACCCGCAGTCGCCGCTCGAGATGCTGACCGGGAAAGAAACCGCGATCAGCACCCAGTACCACCAGGTCAAGCCGGGCGGGGACACGGCCGCCATCATGGGCCTGTGCAAGGCGATCTTCGCGCTGGACGACGCGGCGCGCGGCGCTGGCCAGCGCGTGCTCGATAGCGCTTTTCTGCAAGAGCATACCGATGGCTTCGACAACTTCGAAGCGGCGGTGCGGGCCTGCCAGTGGCAGGACATCGAGCGCGAATCGGGCTTGTTGCGCAACGATCTGGAAAGCGCGGCCGCCGTGTACTGCGCAGCAAAGGCCGTAATGGCGGTGTATGGCATGGGCCTGACCCAGCACCGCAACGGCGTGCAGAACGTCACGATGATCGTCAACCTGCTGCTCTTGCGCGGCAATATCGGCAAGCCCGGCGCCGGCGTCTGTCCGGTGCGCGGCCACTCGAACGTGCAGGGCCAGCGCACGGTCGGCATCACCGAAAAGCCCGAACTGGCCCCGCTCGACAAGCTCAAGCAGCAATACGGCTTCGAGCCCCCGCGCGAGGCCGGCATGAATACGGTCGAGGCCTGCGAAGGCATCCTGGCAGGAAGGGTGCAGGCATTCATTGGCCTGGGCGGGAACTTCGTGCGCGCGGTGCCCGAGCGCGGCCTGATGGAAGCGGCCTGGCGCGCGCTGCCGCTCACGGTGCAGATCGCCACCAAGCTCAACCGCAACCACGTCATCCACGGCAAGGCTTCCTATATCCTGCCCTGCCTGGGCCGGATCGAGATCGACCGCCAGGCTGGCGGGCCGCAGGACGTGACGGTCGAGGACAGCACTGCCTGCATGCATGGCTCGCGCGGCATGGCCGAGCCAGTGGCATCGACGCTGCGCTCGGAGCCGGCCATCGTGGCCGGCATCGCCAAGGCCACGCTCGCGCCCAACCCGCGCGTTGACTGGGACCGCTGGGTGGCCGATTACGGCACGGTGCGCGAGGCCATCGCCGAGACCTATCCGGAGATCTTCCACGACTTTAACGCGCGCATGTGGACTCCCGGGGGCTTTCGCAAGCCGATAGCCGCCTCCAGCCGGGTCTGGAACACCGACAGCGGCAAGGCGGTTTTCACGGTGCCCGAAAGCTTGCAGGGCAATCCCGACCTGGCCGGCAGCCCGGCGACGCTGCGCCTGTTTACGGTGCGCAGCGATGGCCAGTTCAACACCACGGTCTACAGTCACGACGACCGCTTCCGCGGCGTCTACGGCAGCCGCATGGTGCTGTTCATGTCGCGCGCCGACATGGCCAGGCACGCGCTGGCGCAGGGCGAGCTGGTGGCGCTGCGTAGCGCCGCCAGCGACGGCGTCGAGCGCCGCGTTGACGGCCTGGCGATCGTGCCCTACGACGTGCCGCCAGGCTGCATTGCTGGTTACTTTCCCGAACTTAATGGCTTGATTCCGCTGTGGCACCATGCGAAGGAAAGCAAGGTGCCGGCGGCCAAGGCGATCGATGTCATTCTCGAGCGCGGCGGGAGGCCGGCATGA
- a CDS encoding MYG1 family protein, with protein sequence MVIVTHNGKFHADDAWAVAALHILFPEADIVRTRDSAIIDAADFVVDVGGTWDPARGRFDHHQKGFEGARASGVPYASAGLVWREYGARCVAALAAAHAGHQMDADAAQQLAHAIDNDIVQYLDLSDVGAARNAPGGYGMSAVVSGYNPNWMDEQRLGYGLEAEAYRLAQFRKAMAFLTDVMTNAVKYRVGAMLALAQVRQSEAMEDGRLLFLKNAALPWSSVVRKEMPKVLFVLSHSLSEDRYMLHTVPATTDTFDARADLPAPWAGLRDDELAAVTGVPDAKFCHNGRFIAAAKSYGGAYAMAQQALHAVDQGLTPLFDAREARMPLSS encoded by the coding sequence ATGGTCATCGTGACCCACAACGGCAAGTTCCACGCGGACGACGCATGGGCGGTGGCCGCCCTGCATATCCTGTTCCCCGAGGCCGACATCGTCCGCACCCGCGACAGTGCCATCATCGACGCAGCCGATTTCGTGGTCGATGTCGGCGGCACCTGGGATCCGGCCCGCGGCCGCTTCGACCACCACCAGAAAGGCTTCGAGGGCGCGCGCGCCAGCGGCGTGCCCTATGCCAGCGCCGGGCTGGTCTGGCGCGAATACGGCGCGCGCTGCGTGGCCGCGCTGGCCGCGGCCCACGCCGGGCACCAGATGGATGCCGATGCCGCCCAGCAGCTGGCCCACGCGATCGACAACGACATCGTGCAATACCTCGATTTGTCCGACGTCGGCGCCGCGCGCAACGCCCCGGGCGGCTACGGCATGTCGGCGGTAGTGTCGGGCTACAACCCGAACTGGATGGACGAGCAGCGTCTGGGCTATGGACTGGAAGCGGAAGCCTACCGCCTGGCCCAGTTCCGCAAGGCCATGGCCTTCTTGACCGATGTAATGACCAATGCCGTGAAATACCGGGTCGGTGCCATGCTGGCGCTGGCCCAGGTGCGCCAGTCCGAAGCGATGGAAGACGGCCGCCTGCTGTTCTTGAAGAATGCCGCGCTGCCATGGAGCTCGGTGGTGCGCAAGGAAATGCCGAAAGTCCTGTTCGTGCTCAGCCATAGCCTGTCTGAAGACCGCTACATGCTGCACACGGTTCCGGCCACCACCGACACCTTCGACGCCCGCGCCGACCTGCCGGCGCCATGGGCCGGCTTGCGCGACGACGAGCTGGCGGCCGTGACCGGCGTGCCGGATGCCAAGTTCTGCCACAACGGCCGCTTCATCGCAGCCGCGAAATCGTATGGCGGCGCGTATGCAATGGCGCAGCAGGCCCTGCACGCAGTGGACCAGGGCTTGACGCCGCTGTTCGATGCGCGCGAAGCCCGCATGCCCTTGTCTTCTTGA
- a CDS encoding NADH-quinone oxidoreductase subunit A, which yields MNLENYFPVLLFILVGIGVGVAPQVLGRLLGPHRPDAAKLSPYECGFEAFEDARMKFDVRYYLVAILFILFDLETAFFFPWGVSMRELGWTGFITMMVFIAEFVVGFWYIWKKGALDWE from the coding sequence GTGAACCTCGAAAATTATTTCCCCGTTCTTCTCTTTATCCTGGTCGGCATCGGCGTCGGCGTCGCTCCGCAGGTGCTTGGTCGCCTGCTAGGGCCCCATCGTCCGGATGCTGCCAAGCTGTCCCCGTATGAATGCGGCTTCGAGGCTTTCGAAGACGCGCGCATGAAGTTCGACGTCCGGTATTACCTGGTCGCGATCCTGTTTATTTTGTTTGATCTGGAAACGGCATTCTTCTTCCCATGGGGCGTCTCGATGCGCGAACTGGGCTGGACCGGCTTCATCACGATGATGGTGTTCATCGCCGAATTCGTCGTCGGTTTCTGGTACATCTGGAAGAAAGGTGCCCTTGATTGGGAATAA
- a CDS encoding NADH-quinone oxidoreductase subunit C, producing MTTKLETLELALKHALGEGAVIHTALGEVTVVVKAADYLASMQTLRDAPTLRFEQLIDLCGVDYSQYGEGTWDGARYAVVSHLLSIEHNWRVRVRVFCTDEDMPLVESVTGIWRAANWYEREAFDLFGILFDGHGDLRRILTDYGFIGHPFRKDFPVTGYVEMRYDPEQKRVIYQPVTIEPRENIPRVIREETYGTK from the coding sequence ATGACGACTAAACTCGAGACCCTTGAACTCGCCCTGAAACATGCTCTGGGCGAGGGCGCTGTCATTCATACCGCGCTGGGCGAAGTAACTGTGGTGGTCAAGGCCGCCGACTACCTTGCATCGATGCAGACCCTGCGCGACGCGCCGACCCTGCGCTTCGAGCAATTGATCGACCTGTGCGGCGTCGACTATTCGCAGTATGGCGAAGGCACCTGGGACGGCGCGCGTTATGCGGTTGTCTCGCACCTGCTGTCGATCGAGCACAACTGGCGCGTGCGCGTGCGCGTGTTCTGCACCGACGAAGACATGCCGCTGGTCGAGTCGGTCACCGGCATCTGGCGCGCCGCCAACTGGTACGAGCGCGAAGCTTTCGACCTGTTCGGCATCCTGTTCGACGGCCATGGCGACCTGCGCCGCATCCTGACCGACTATGGCTTCATTGGCCACCCGTTCCGCAAGGATTTCCCGGTGACCGGCTATGTCGAGATGCGCTACGACCCTGAACAAAAGCGCGTGATCTACCAACCGGTAACGATCGAACCGCGCGAGAACATCCCGCGCGTGATCCGCGAAGAAACCTACGGGACGAAATAA
- a CDS encoding NADH-quinone oxidoreductase subunit B family protein, giving the protein MAIEGVLNEGFITTTADKLINWARTGSMFPMTFGLACCAVEMMHVGAARYDLDRFGIVFRPSPRQSDVMIVAGTLCNKMAPALRKVYDQMAEPRWVISMGSCANGGGYYHYSYSVVRGCDRIVPVDVYVPGCPPTAEALLYGIMQLQNKIKRTNTIAR; this is encoded by the coding sequence ATGGCAATTGAAGGCGTATTAAACGAAGGTTTCATTACCACCACAGCCGACAAGCTGATCAACTGGGCGCGCACCGGGTCGATGTTCCCGATGACGTTCGGCCTGGCGTGCTGCGCGGTCGAGATGATGCATGTGGGCGCAGCCCGCTACGATCTCGACCGTTTCGGCATTGTGTTCCGCCCATCGCCGCGCCAGTCGGACGTGATGATTGTTGCCGGTACGCTGTGCAACAAGATGGCGCCCGCGCTGCGCAAGGTGTACGACCAGATGGCCGAGCCGCGCTGGGTCATCTCGATGGGTTCCTGCGCCAATGGCGGCGGCTATTACCACTACTCGTATTCGGTAGTGCGTGGCTGCGACCGCATCGTCCCCGTCGACGTCTACGTGCCGGGCTGCCCGCCAACCGCGGAAGCCCTGCTGTACGGCATCATGCAGCTGCAGAACAAGATCAAGCGCACCAATACCATCGCGCGCTAA
- a CDS encoding NAD(P)H-quinone oxidoreductase codes for MRAIEITQPGAPDVLQLCERPMPVLKAGEVLIKVHAAGINRPDVLQRLGKYPVPPGASDLPGLEVAGEIVDGDYASAGFKLGDMVCALVQGGGYAEYCSAPAEQCLPIPEGLTALEAASLPETFFTVWTNVFDRAQLAPGETLLVQGGSSGIGVTAIQLATALGHRVFATAGSDEKCRACEALGAERGINYRTEDFAAVVKELTGGKGVDVILDMVAGDYLAREIDCLADDGRIALIALLGGAKAEIDLGQVLRRRLHISGSTLRPRPVAFKGEIARKLRAQAWPLFAQGKLKPVIYRSFPLGQASEAHALMESSTHIGKIVLEVL; via the coding sequence ATGCGCGCCATCGAGATCACCCAGCCGGGCGCACCGGACGTCCTGCAACTGTGCGAACGGCCAATGCCGGTATTGAAGGCCGGCGAAGTGCTGATCAAGGTGCATGCGGCCGGCATCAACCGCCCCGATGTGCTGCAACGACTGGGCAAGTATCCGGTGCCGCCCGGCGCCTCCGACCTGCCGGGCCTGGAAGTAGCTGGCGAGATCGTCGACGGCGACTATGCCAGTGCCGGCTTCAAGCTGGGCGACATGGTCTGCGCGCTGGTGCAGGGCGGCGGGTATGCCGAATACTGCAGTGCCCCGGCAGAGCAATGCCTGCCGATCCCGGAGGGCCTGACGGCGCTCGAGGCGGCTTCGCTGCCCGAGACCTTTTTTACCGTCTGGACCAATGTTTTCGACCGCGCCCAGCTGGCGCCGGGCGAGACCCTGCTGGTACAGGGCGGCAGCTCGGGCATCGGCGTCACCGCGATCCAGCTTGCCACTGCGCTGGGCCACCGCGTGTTCGCCACCGCCGGTTCCGATGAAAAATGCCGCGCCTGCGAGGCGCTCGGCGCCGAGCGCGGCATCAATTACCGCACCGAAGACTTTGCGGCGGTCGTCAAGGAACTTACCGGCGGCAAGGGCGTCGATGTGATCCTGGATATGGTTGCCGGCGACTACCTGGCGCGCGAGATCGATTGCCTGGCCGACGACGGCCGCATTGCCCTGATCGCGCTGCTGGGCGGGGCCAAGGCCGAGATCGACCTGGGGCAGGTGCTGCGCCGCCGCCTGCATATCAGCGGGTCGACCCTGCGTCCGCGCCCGGTCGCGTTCAAGGGCGAGATCGCGCGCAAGCTGCGGGCGCAGGCCTGGCCGCTGTTCGCGCAGGGCAAACTCAAGCCGGTGATCTACCGCAGTTTCCCGCTGGGGCAGGCGAGCGAGGCGCATGCGCTGATGGAGTCGAGCACCCACATCGGCAAAATCGTGCTCGAGGTGCTCTAA
- a CDS encoding catalase: protein MAKSKKAPGSTAGAGSILSSMGGPSDPTPPTTLGSNDPVAQRLLEKTAAGQELSADMPFNPNKPGEYGDAARTPQSGATAKPSTPSATGSTSSEIVQSDKVGSGQPPQGSNPGNDPLDRVRVDASERHLTTNQGVPVADNQHSLKIGLRGPTAMEDFILREKITHFDHERIPERVVHARGSAAHGFFEAYEDLSAVTRAAPFKAKGKRTPVFVRFSTVAGERGSTDLARDVRGFAVKFYTDEGNWDLVGNNMPVFFIQDAMKFPDLVHAVKPEPHHGMPQAASAHDTFWDFASLSPEIAHMLMWVMSDRAIPRSYRTMQGFGVHTFRLINAQGESQFCKFHWTPMQGTHSLVWDEAVKISGADADFHRRDLWEAIEAGNFPEWELGLQIFSEEQSQSFGFDILDPTKLVPEELVPVQKVGRMVLDRNPDNFFAETEQVAYCTAHIIPGIDFSNDPLLQGRIHSYLDTQLSRLGGPNFHEIPINAPIVQVQNNQRDGMHRQAIHRGRVAYEPNSLAGGCPFQAGSKGFTSFPERVAEDKVRGNPELFADHYSQARLFYASQSPAEQAHIANAFRFELTRVQTVAIRVRMLAMLANVDDALVAKVAEGLGLEVPDPLPLATDAEMPSYPPSPSLSLLSRAGITGVRTRRVAIFVAPGVDGAQVQSLYASLVMDGAVPRLVGNMLGKVKAADGSALDVEVSLEAGPSVLYDALIVPDGAKAVEALARNAHAIDFVREQYRHCKPIMVLGAGENLLDKAMVPKALPDGSDDPGLIIGDAAKADAALDAFKEALAGHRAFARETDPPTV, encoded by the coding sequence ATGGCTAAAAGCAAGAAAGCCCCAGGCTCGACGGCGGGCGCAGGATCGATCCTGAGCAGCATGGGGGGGCCGTCGGATCCGACGCCGCCCACCACGCTGGGCTCGAACGACCCGGTCGCCCAGCGCCTGCTCGAGAAGACCGCGGCTGGCCAGGAGCTGTCCGCAGACATGCCCTTCAATCCGAACAAGCCTGGCGAATATGGCGATGCCGCGCGTACCCCGCAATCGGGCGCCACGGCCAAGCCGTCGACCCCAAGCGCTACCGGCAGTACCAGCAGCGAGATTGTCCAGTCCGACAAGGTCGGCAGCGGCCAGCCGCCGCAAGGCAGCAATCCGGGCAACGACCCCTTGGATCGGGTGCGCGTGGACGCCAGCGAGCGCCACCTGACCACCAACCAGGGCGTGCCGGTAGCCGACAACCAGCATTCACTGAAGATCGGCCTGCGCGGCCCGACCGCAATGGAAGACTTCATCCTGCGCGAAAAAATCACCCATTTCGACCATGAGCGCATTCCGGAGCGGGTAGTGCATGCGCGCGGCTCGGCCGCGCACGGCTTCTTCGAGGCCTACGAAGACCTGTCGGCGGTGACGCGCGCCGCGCCGTTCAAGGCCAAGGGCAAGCGCACCCCGGTCTTCGTGCGCTTTTCGACCGTGGCCGGCGAACGCGGCTCGACCGACCTGGCGCGCGACGTGCGCGGCTTCGCGGTCAAGTTCTATACCGACGAAGGCAACTGGGACCTGGTGGGCAACAACATGCCTGTGTTCTTCATCCAGGACGCGATGAAATTCCCGGACCTGGTACACGCCGTCAAGCCGGAGCCGCACCACGGCATGCCGCAGGCCGCCAGCGCCCACGACACCTTCTGGGACTTCGCTTCGCTCTCGCCCGAGATCGCGCACATGCTGATGTGGGTGATGTCGGACCGCGCGATCCCGCGCAGCTACCGCACCATGCAGGGCTTCGGCGTGCACACCTTCCGCCTGATCAATGCGCAGGGCGAATCGCAGTTCTGCAAATTCCACTGGACCCCGATGCAGGGCACCCATTCGCTGGTCTGGGACGAAGCGGTCAAGATTTCGGGTGCCGACGCCGATTTCCATCGCCGCGACCTGTGGGAAGCGATCGAGGCCGGCAATTTCCCCGAGTGGGAACTGGGGCTGCAGATCTTTAGCGAAGAACAATCGCAGTCGTTCGGCTTCGACATCCTCGATCCCACCAAGCTGGTTCCCGAAGAACTGGTGCCGGTGCAGAAGGTCGGCCGCATGGTACTCGACCGCAATCCGGACAATTTCTTTGCCGAGACCGAGCAGGTGGCCTACTGCACGGCCCACATCATTCCTGGCATCGATTTCTCGAACGATCCGCTGCTGCAGGGCCGCATCCATTCCTATCTCGACACCCAGCTCTCGCGCCTGGGTGGGCCGAACTTCCACGAGATCCCGATCAACGCGCCGATCGTGCAAGTCCAGAACAACCAGCGCGATGGCATGCACCGCCAGGCGATCCACCGCGGCCGCGTCGCCTACGAGCCCAATTCGCTGGCGGGTGGCTGCCCGTTCCAGGCTGGCAGCAAGGGCTTCACCAGCTTCCCGGAACGCGTGGCCGAAGACAAGGTGCGCGGCAATCCAGAACTATTCGCCGACCATTACTCGCAGGCGCGCCTGTTCTATGCCAGCCAGAGCCCTGCCGAGCAGGCCCATATCGCCAATGCCTTCCGCTTTGAACTGACGCGGGTGCAGACGGTGGCGATCCGGGTGCGCATGCTGGCCATGCTGGCCAATGTCGATGACGCCCTGGTGGCAAAAGTGGCCGAGGGCCTGGGCCTGGAAGTTCCCGATCCGCTGCCGCTGGCGACCGACGCCGAGATGCCAAGCTACCCGCCGTCGCCGTCGCTGTCGCTATTGAGCCGCGCCGGCATTACCGGCGTGCGCACCCGCCGCGTCGCGATCTTCGTGGCGCCGGGCGTGGACGGGGCACAAGTGCAATCGCTGTACGCCAGCCTGGTGATGGATGGCGCGGTACCGCGCCTGGTCGGCAATATGCTGGGCAAGGTCAAGGCCGCCGATGGATCGGCGCTGGACGTCGAGGTCTCGCTCGAGGCCGGGCCGTCGGTGCTGTACGACGCCTTGATCGTGCCGGACGGCGCCAAGGCGGTCGAGGCGCTGGCCCGCAACGCCCACGCGATCGACTTCGTGCGCGAGCAGTACCGCCACTGCAAGCCGATCATGGTGCTGGGCGCCGGTGAAAACCTGCTCGACAAGGCCATGGTGCCAAAGGCGCTGCCCGATGGCTCGGACGATCCTGGCCTGATCATTGGCGACGCCGCCAAGGCCGACGCCGCGCTCGACGCATTCAAGGAGGCACTTGCAGGGCACCGCGCGTTTGCACGGGAGACCGATCCGCCGACCGTATAA
- the tpiA gene encoding triose-phosphate isomerase, with product MRSKLVVGNWKMNGSRAANATLLTGILDGLLDARAAAAVCVPAPYLYQCQDLLQGSALAWGAQDVSCQPSGAYTGEVCASMLEEFGCRYVILGHSERRAYHGESSELVAKKAEAVLKAGMTPIVCVGETLEQREAGQTMEVVGAQLGAVLERIGPDAVASIVVAYEPVWAIGTGKTATPEMAQEVHAALRQKLRACNAEAAEDVLVLYGGSMKPDNAADLMAQPDIDGGLIGGAALKAADFLAIIRAAP from the coding sequence ATGCGTTCCAAACTCGTCGTAGGTAACTGGAAGATGAACGGCAGCCGCGCGGCCAACGCCACGCTCCTGACTGGTATTCTCGATGGACTGCTTGACGCCAGGGCAGCCGCTGCCGTGTGCGTGCCGGCACCTTACCTGTACCAATGCCAGGACCTGCTGCAAGGCAGCGCACTGGCCTGGGGCGCGCAGGATGTCTCGTGCCAGCCCAGCGGTGCCTACACCGGCGAGGTCTGCGCATCGATGCTGGAAGAGTTCGGTTGCCGCTACGTCATCCTCGGTCATTCCGAACGGCGCGCCTACCATGGCGAGTCGAGTGAGCTGGTGGCAAAGAAGGCCGAGGCAGTCTTGAAGGCGGGGATGACTCCGATCGTTTGCGTCGGCGAAACGCTCGAACAGCGCGAAGCGGGCCAGACGATGGAAGTGGTGGGTGCCCAGCTCGGCGCCGTGCTCGAGCGCATCGGCCCGGACGCCGTGGCCAGCATCGTCGTCGCCTACGAGCCGGTGTGGGCAATCGGTACCGGCAAGACCGCCACCCCTGAAATGGCCCAGGAAGTGCATGCGGCGCTACGCCAAAAGCTGCGTGCATGCAACGCCGAAGCAGCCGAAGACGTATTGGTGCTGTACGGCGGCAGCATGAAGCCGGATAATGCGGCGGACCTGATGGCGCAGCCGGACATCGACGGCGGTCTGATCGGTGGGGCGGCACTGAAAGCGGCGGACTTCCTCGCGATCATTCGCGCCGCGCCGTAA
- the secG gene encoding preprotein translocase subunit SecG — MNTLFNLVIVVQVISALLIIGLVLVQHGKGADMGAAFGSGASGSLFGASGSSNFLSKSTAVAAAIFFASTLALAYFSNGRTATGADGGVMERVTVPSSKAPAAGIPNDIPGAGPNAGATTVVPANDIPQTPGVAIPAAPGQDAPAPAAPATAPAPATK, encoded by the coding sequence ATGAACACCCTGTTTAATCTGGTTATTGTCGTGCAGGTCATTTCCGCCCTGCTGATCATTGGCCTGGTGCTGGTTCAGCATGGCAAGGGCGCCGACATGGGCGCCGCCTTCGGCTCGGGCGCCTCGGGTAGTCTGTTCGGTGCGTCGGGCTCGTCGAACTTCCTGTCGAAGTCGACCGCTGTCGCGGCCGCAATCTTCTTCGCCTCGACCCTGGCGCTGGCGTATTTCAGCAATGGCCGTACCGCCACCGGCGCCGATGGCGGCGTAATGGAGCGCGTCACCGTGCCGTCGTCGAAGGCGCCGGCCGCCGGCATCCCGAACGACATTCCTGGTGCCGGGCCGAATGCCGGCGCCACCACCGTGGTTCCAGCCAACGATATCCCGCAAACCCCGGGTGTCGCGATCCCGGCCGCGCCAGGCCAGGATGCGCCGGCTCCGGCCGCTCCAGCCACGGCTCCGGCACCGGCTACCAAGTAA